In one window of Helianthus annuus cultivar XRQ/B chromosome 17, HanXRQr2.0-SUNRISE, whole genome shotgun sequence DNA:
- the LOC110924077 gene encoding glutathione S-transferase T3-like, with amino-acid sequence MSQVQQMQQYQALQQIMQRNSFEQLQSQPPTSQLQPPVQVDDDDEEVVPESPPQELKHKKNKWKGKTVETVPETAPKSGSRAKARPWTKIEEEALAMAFVKSSTCPIIGNNQTGSSFWKATTERFNGIMKHGPARYVEYVSGKWHKMSKTINTFNGYYNQIYTCPPSESNDENILNLAIAKRDSQNSTPFPHLLAWNVLKKEPKWKAVPNDVATAKRTKTFESGSYSAGGSTARC; translated from the exons ATGTCCCAAGTTCAACAAATGCAACAATACCAAGCACTCCAACAAATCATGCAACGCAACTCGTTTGAACAACTCCAATCGCAACCGCCAACTTCCCAACTGCAACCCCCGGTTcaagttgatgatgatgatgaagaagtcgtCCCCGAATCGCCACCGCAAGAGCTCAAGCACAAAAAAAACAAGTGGAAGGGGAAGACGGTTGAAACCGTACCCGAAACCGCGCCAAAAAGCGGTTCGAGAGCAAAGGCGAGACCTTGGACGAAAATAGAGGAGGAGGCGCTAGCAATGGCGTTTGTTAAGTCCTCTACTTGCCCGATAATCG ggAACAACCAAACGGGTAGTAGTTTTTGGAAGGCGACAACGGAAAGATTTAACGGGATTATGAAGCATGGCCCGGCTCGTTATGTCGAATATGTCTCGGGAAAGTGGCATAAAATGAGCAAGACCATCAATACCTTTAACGGGTATTATAACCAAATTTACACTTGTCCTCCTAGCGAGAGTAACGACGAGAACATTCTTAACCTTGCTATAGCTAAGCGGGACTCTCAAAATTCAACGCCTTTCCCGCACCTCCTAGCATGGAACGTTTTAAAGAAAGAACCAAAATGGAAGGCGGTTCCAAATGATGTCGCAACCGCCAAACGGACTAAAACTTTCGAGTCCGGAAGTTATAGTGCGGGAGGCTCCACCGCTCGTTGTTAA
- the LOC110924852 gene encoding alpha-1,4 glucan phosphorylase L isozyme, chloroplastic/amyloplastic gives MAYCSATASTRGGTPPTLSNHSSISRLIDLDITSNASNQLFFTAPAKTGYRKRRFYVRREAKPKLKDPVTVEQGSIDKSKSDAEAVASRITYHAEFTSSFSPEGFDLPKAYFATAQSIRDSLIINWNATYNMYEKMNVKQAYYLSMEFLQGRALLNAIGNLELSGAYGEALSKLGHKLENVVSQEPDAALGNGGLGRLASCFLDSLATLNYPAWGYGLRYKYGLFKQLITKEGQEEVAENWLEMGNPWEIMRNDISYPVKFYGKVVTGSDGKKRWIGGEDIVAIAHDVPIPGYKTKTTINLRLWSTKVPSADFDLSAFNSGEHTKARESQANAEKICYILYPGDDSLEGKTLRLKQQYTLCSASLQDIIKCFERRSGENVRWKEFPEKVAVQMNDTHPTLCIPELMRILIDLKGVSWNEAWDITQRTVAYTNHTVLPEALEKWSLELMQKLLPRHVEIIEMIDEELINGIVAEFGKSDPELLEKKLNAMRILENVELPSSIADLFIKPKETSVVDTSEMSKASDNGSVADEEDELVENMEKEVDLPPIPVTPKLVRMANLCVVGGHVVNGVAAIHSEIVKQDVFNDFYKLWPDKFQNKTNGVTPRRWIYYCNPDLSRIITKWTGGDDWVLNTEKLAELRKFADNEDLQSEWRAAKRINKLKVVSLIKEKTGYSVSPDAMFDIQVKRIHEYKRQLLNILGIVYRYKKMKEMNAVERKDKFTPRVCIFGGKAFATYAQAKRIVKLITDVGATINNDSEIGDLLKVVFVPDYNVSVAELLIPASELSQHISTAGMEASGTSNMKFSMNGCILIGTLDGANVEIREEVGEDNFFLFGAQAHEITGLRKERAEGKFVPDARFEEVKEYVRSGVFGPYDYDELLGSLEGNEGFGRGDYFLVGKDFPSYIECQEKVDEAYRDQKRWTRMSILNSAGSYKFSSDRTIHEYARDIWNIQPLQLP, from the exons ATGGCGTACTGTAGTGCCACTGCTTCAACTCGCGGTGGAACACCACCGACATTATCCAATCATTCTTCAATTTCACGCTTGATCGATCTCGATATCACCAGCAACGCGTCGAATCAGCTGTTCTTCACCGCACCTGCTAAAACCGGTTACAGGAAGCGGCGGTTTTATGTACGGCGTGAGGCGAAACCTAAGCTCAAGGATCCGGTAACCGTTGAACAAG GCAGTATTGATAAGTCAAAGTCTGACGCTGAAGCTGTGGCATCAAGAATTACTTACCATGCAGAATTTACATCATCCTTTTCTCCAGAGGGGTTTGATCTTCCAAAGGCATACTTTGCCACTGCACAAAGCATTCGTGATTCACTCATTATCAATTGGAATGCAACTTATAATATGTACGAAAAGATGAATGTAAAGCAGGCTTACTATTTATCTATGGAGTTTTTACAG GGAAGAGCACTATTGAATGCAATTGGTAACTTAGAGCTAAGTGGTGCTTACGGAGAAGCTTTGAGCAAGCTTGGCCACAAACTTGAGAATGTAGTTTCACAG GAGCCAGATGCTGCTCTAGGAAATGGGGGGCTAGGCAGGCTTGCATCCTGTTTTCTGGACTCTTTAGCAACGTTAAATTATCCAGCTTGGGGTTACGGGCTTAGATACAAGTACGGATTATTCAAACAATTAATAACAAAAGAAGGTCAGGAGGAGGTTGCTGAAAACTGGCTCGAG ATGGGAAATCCATGGGAGATTATGAGAAATGACATCTCGTATCCTGTAAAATTCTATGGGAAAGTTGTCACGGGCTCTGATGGAAAGAAACGGTGGATTGGGGGTGAAGATATAGTGGCGATTGCACATGATGTCCCAATACCAGGATATAAAACAAAAACTACGATTAATCTTCGTTTATGGTCGACTAAAGTTCCATCAGCTGATTTTGATTTGTCTGCTTTTAATTCCGGAGAACACACTAAAGCACGTGAAAGCCAAGCAAATGCGGAAAAG ATATGCTATATACTGTATCCGGGGGATGATTCATTGGAAGGGAAGACCCTGAGGCTAAAACAACAATACACATTATGCTCTGCTTCTCTCCAAGATATCATCAAATGTTTTGAAAGGAGATCTGGGGAGAATGTGCGGTGGAAAGAGTTTCCGGAAAAGGTTGCAGTGCAGATGAATGATACCCATCCTACACTCTGCATCCCGGAACTGATGAGGATATTGATTGATTTAAAGGGAGTTAGTTGGAACGAAGCCTGGGATATTACCCAAAG AACGGTGGCTTACACCAACCATACCGTCTTACCGGAAGCCTTAGAGAAATGGAGTTTAGAACTCATGCAAAAACTTCTCCCGCGGCACGTGGAGATCATAGAAATGATTGATGAGGAG TTGATCAATGGCATAGTAGCAGAGTTTGGTAAATCAGATCCTGAATTGTTGGAAAAAAAGTTAAACGCTATGAGAATTCTAGAAAACGTTGAGCTCCCATCCTCCATAGCTGATCTGTTTATTAAACCAAAAGAAACGTCTGTCGTCGATACAAGTGAAATGTCAAAGGCTTCTGATAACGGCTCCGttgctgatgaagaagatgaacttGTTGAAAATATGGAGAAAGAGGTGGATCTGCCACCTATTCCCGTAACGCCAAAATTGGTCCGTATGGCTAATTTATGTGTCGTTGGTGGCCATGTTGTCAATGGAGTTGCTGCGATTCACAGTGAGATTGTAAAGCAGGATGTTTTCAACGACTTCTATAAG CTCTGGCCCGACAAATTTCAAAACAAGACAAATGGGGTGACACCAAGAAGATGGATTTATTACTGCAATCCCGACCTCAGTAGAATCATAACCAAGTGGACAGGTGGAGACGATTGGGTACTAAACACTGAAAAATTGGCAGAATTGCGTAAG TTTGCAGATAATGAGGATCTCCAGAGTGAGTGGAGAGCTGCAAAAAGGATCAACAAACTTAAGGTTGTGtcattgattaaagaaaaaaCTGGTTATTCTGTCAGTCCCGATGCGATGTTTGACATCCAG GTGAAACGCATTCATGAATACAAGAGACAACTGTTAAATATCTTGGGAATTGTTTACCGCTACAAGAAGATGAAAGAAATGAATGCTGTAGAGAGGAAAGACAAGTTTACCCCTCGAGTTTGTATATTTGGTGGAAAAGCATTTGCCACATATGCACAAGCGAAAAGAATCGTGAAACTCATCACAGATGTTGGTGCGACAATAAACAATGATTCTGAAATTGGTGACTTACTGAAG GTCGTGTTTGTTCCTGATTACAATGTCAGTGTTGCTGAACTGTTGATTCCCGCGAGTGAGCTCTCACAGCATATCAG TACTGCCGGAATGGAAGCGAGTGGAACTAGCAACATGAAATTTTCCATGAACGGTTGCATCTTAATTGGGACATTAGATGGGGCTAATGTGGAAATAAGGGAAGAAGTTGGAGAAgacaatttttttctttttggtgCTCAAGCCCATGAGATAACCGGGTTACGGAAGGAAAGAGCCGAGGGAAAG TTTGTGCCCGACGCTCGTTTTGAAGAAGTAAAGGAATATGTTAGAAGTGGTGTGTTTGGGCCTTATGACTATGATGAATTACTAGGATCTTTAGAAGGTAATGAAGGCTTTGGTCGTGGAGACTACTTCCTTGTTGGGAAAGACTTCCCGAGTTATATAGAATGCCAAGAAAAGGTCGATGAGGCGTATAGAGACCAAAAG AGATGGACCAGGATGTCGATCTTGAACTCAGCCGGGTCTTACAAGTTCAGCAGTGATCGAACAATTCATGAGTATGCTCGAGACATATGGAACATTCAACCTCTTCAACTACCCTGA